ATCGCAGCGGCGATTATTTTTTTCATGACTGATTCGTATATTTTTGTTTGATTGATCGCTAACGTCGGAAGGGTTCAAAACCCTTCCGACGTTCAAAACCCTTCCGACGTTCAAAACCCTTCCGACGTTCAAAACCCTTCCGACGTTCAACCGACGTTGAGTTCCGGTGCGCCTGATGTCAGAGTTTGAGAAATTTGGCCCTATATACATGAGCATTTTGTTGCGCTTGGCAGGTGTAAAAGCCGGATGGAAGCCGATGAACCTCCAATTTAGCCACCCGCTGAGCGCCGGTGTGCTGAACCAGCGTCGAATGTCTCATCTCGCCCATCGCGTCGAATATCTGAACCTGCCAGCTGGCATTTGACAGGGTGTTGGGCAATTCAATCTGAAGAGAGCCATCCGTGGGATTGGGGTAAAGCCTTAGGCTTACCTCATGGTTGTTGGCTGGCGCGTTGTCCGACAAAGGCCTTCCGCAAATTGCCACCGAAATTCTTTTGATGATGGTGATGACCTGAAGGTCGCCGGAAGTGACTTTCAGTTGCACGAACAATACGCTGGATGCCGGAGGGAGCAGGGTGGCGGCGGCATTGGTGCCGAACAGGGTGCCTGGGTCAGCGTTGAAGTTTCCTGTGGTGTTGTAGCGCCATTCGTAGGTGTAAGAAGGTTTGCCCGTGATGGGTAGCGCGGAGGGCACGACGGGTTGTATCTGCCCTCCCGTGTTGGGCTGCTCGACATGGGCACTCATTTCGACAGGCTCTGGCGATTCGGGTATGACGCAGATTTCGTCGGGGGCGGAGATGAAGACATCCCATGTGGCCGTGGCGATGAAGTTTTCCACGCCGCATCCGCGATTGCGAAATATCTTGGCGTTGTTTGAGGTAGCGGTGCCCGTCGGGACGCCGTTGTAGAAAATATCGGGATTGGAAAAGTGAAGGATGCGGGTGCTGCCCGGCGGGGTTGGGAGGCTCATTGTCTGCATGAGGGTATTTTGGTTGTCCTGTCCGCCCACTTTCCAGCCATGCCCACACAGGTTGTCAAGATTGGCGCTGTGCGGACAATTGTCCTGGAGGCCGGGGCCGTCGTGGTGCATATTGAGCAAATGGCCGAGCTCGTGCACGGCCGTCCAGCGCGGATGAAGCAAGTAGGGTCTCTCTACATAAGCGTAGCAGTTGTATATGCCGCTCCCGCAATTGTTGTTCACGTATGCCGCGCCCGCGCCACAGGCCCAATCCTCGCTTGTTATCAGGAGCACCAAATCGGCGCGGTATCGCTCTCTATCGCTGTTCGATTGCTGACGCAAATTGTTGAGCAATTGAAGACAGTCCTGAACGGGGGGGTATGTGAAATTGAAATTGGGAAGAATCTTGCTGATTCTCACTTTTTTTCTCGGGATGCCGCTGTTTTGAATGGCGATTCTCATGGCAGTTTCCACCGCAAGCCTAATCTGCGAGTAGGAAGGGTTGTTGGCGACGTACCAAGGCGTCGCGTCGGTCGTCACAAGCACCAAAACATCAATGACCGCCGGGCAATTGTTGTATTCTTCGTTGCAGGGGTAAAACTCAGGCTCTCCTTGGCTTTCACCCTCTTCCACTACCAGCTCGCATCCGTCGCTTGGCCCGAAGTCCCCGTCAATTTCCTGAAAAATAGAAAAACCGCCCCCAATAGGGGTAATATTGAACAATCTACCTTCGACCTGAACAAATGCACTGCGCTCGCCGGCACTTTGAACAATGGACATATAGCCGGGCTTGCTTGTGATGGCACCAAACCATGTGTAGCCCGTGGAATCGCCATACTCTAAACTGGTCATGTTGGCAACGATGTTTGAGTCGGCACCGAGTTGCGGGATACTAAAGCTTAGCACGCCATTTTGCTGCAACTGAGTGGGGTCGCCAAGATAGACAAGGTGAGCCATTTTTGAATAGGGGTCGGTCGAATAGTTTTGAAACTGTTGTTGTTGGTCAAGGGTTAGGCCGGGAGGGTTGGGGGGGGGCAAATTGAATGAGGGAGGTCTGTGCTGACAGATGTGGGGCAAAAGGGAGCGACATCGCCAGAAGAATGGTGTGGCAAAAGACTTTTTTCATGCGGAGATGAGTTAAGATTGTTAATGATGACTTTTGCGAGGTCAAAATTATGTGATAACTGCGCTTCTTTTGAAAAATTTTACCACAAAAAATTATTGATGTCAATCCTGTCAAAAAAACACCCTTGCAAATGTTCGACCTCGACAAATTGCTCCGTCGCTTGCTACCGATTATCTGTGTCGGCGTGCTCATCAATCTGGCTGTGACGTGGTATCTGGCTGACCGCAGCAATAGCCCTGATTGGTCGAAATTTTCTCCCGCTTATTTGCTGCTGGCAGCGTTGCTGTCGCTGCTGCCGTGGTTTTGGCACTGCGTCCGGTTGGCCATATGGGGGCGATTTTTTGGGGTAAAAATCTCCCATACGAACCTGCTTCGCATCGTGGTGGCCACCGACGTGGGTGGCACGGTGACGCCGCAGGCCGTCGGCGGCGCGCCGGTGAAAATGGCGATGCTGGTGCAACAGGGCTACAAACCCGGCGAGGCGGCGACACTGACGCTGTTGGGCAACTTTGAGGATGTGGTGTTTTACGCTTTTGCGATTCCGGTTTCGCTCGCGCTGGCGCGACCCTGGGAGAATCCGCTATGGCAACACGCGGGTGCTTTTTTGGGAAAAAATGGATTTTGGCTCGTCGGCGTTTTGTTGGTCGCGCTCGCCGTTTTCTTGTTTTTCAGACAAAAATCTTTTTCAAAAAACAGGCAGGCCAAACCCGAATCGCGCTGGCAACTGCTCAAGTCGGAGTTTAGGGCGGCGATGCGGCTCGTTCGCCAAAAAGGGCGCAAGCCATTTGTTTTGAGCATTTTGGCCCTGAGTGCCCAATGGCTGACGCGGTTTTCCATCCTGCTCGCGGTGTTGCTGGCACTGGGCCTGCCCGAGGGTTTGCTCCATTTTTTCCTGTTGCAATGGATGGTGTTTGTGGCGATGGCGCTCGTGCCGACACCCGGCGCGACGGGTGGGGCAGAGGCGGCTTTTTTGCTTGTTTTCGGAAAAATTATCCCCAAATCGGCAGTCGGCCCGGCGCTTACGGGCTGGCGCTTTCTCACTTACTATTTCATGTTGTTGGTGGGTGTGGCGATATTGTGGGCGACGCAGCGGTGGGCGGGCCCTATTCAGCCAAAATTGCCAGACACATAATTGAGGGTCAATTCTTGTGTTGGATTTTTAAAAATATCGGTTGTTGGGCCGTGTTCTATGAGGTTGCCGAGGTACATGAACGCGGTGAAATCGGCCACCCGCTGCGCCTGTTGCATATTGTGGGTGACGATGACGATGCAAAAACGCTCGCGGAGGCGGAGCATGAGCTGCTCTATTTTGTCGGTGCTGATGGGGTCGAGCGCGGAGCAGGGTTCGTCCATCAAAAGCACTTCTGGCTCCACGGCGATGGCGCGGGCGATGCAGAGGCGTTGCTGTTGGCCGCCCGAGAGTTCGAGCGCGGATTTGTCGAGTTGGTCGTGTACTTCTTCCCAAAGGAAGCTTTCTCGCAAGGCTTTTTCCACTTGCTCGCGCAGGCGTTGCGGATGATGCTCGCCATTGATTTTTAA
This genomic interval from Saprospiraceae bacterium contains the following:
- the pstB gene encoding phosphate ABC transporter ATP-binding protein, encoding MQAKLSVQNLHLHFGKKEILKGISLEIPDNAITALIGPSGCGKSTLLRSINRMHDLNPNAHLSGQIMLDGKNILGKTQDVTGIRRRVGMVFQKPNPFPKSIFENVAYGLKINGEHHPQRLREQVEKALRESFLWEEVHDQLDKSALELSGGQQQRLCIARAIAVEPEVLLMDEPCSALDPISTDKIEQLMLRLRERFCIVIVTHNMQQAQRVADFTAFMYLGNLIEHGPTTDIFKNPTQELTLNYVSGNFG
- a CDS encoding zinc-dependent metalloprotease, with the translated sequence MAHLVYLGDPTQLQQNGVLSFSIPQLGADSNIVANMTSLEYGDSTGYTWFGAITSKPGYMSIVQSAGERSAFVQVEGRLFNITPIGGGFSIFQEIDGDFGPSDGCELVVEEGESQGEPEFYPCNEEYNNCPAVIDVLVLVTTDATPWYVANNPSYSQIRLAVETAMRIAIQNSGIPRKKVRISKILPNFNFTYPPVQDCLQLLNNLRQQSNSDRERYRADLVLLITSEDWACGAGAAYVNNNCGSGIYNCYAYVERPYLLHPRWTAVHELGHLLNMHHDGPGLQDNCPHSANLDNLCGHGWKVGGQDNQNTLMQTMSLPTPPGSTRILHFSNPDIFYNGVPTGTATSNNAKIFRNRGCGVENFIATATWDVFISAPDEICVIPESPEPVEMSAHVEQPNTGGQIQPVVPSALPITGKPSYTYEWRYNTTGNFNADPGTLFGTNAAATLLPPASSVLFVQLKVTSGDLQVITIIKRISVAICGRPLSDNAPANNHEVSLRLYPNPTDGSLQIELPNTLSNASWQVQIFDAMGEMRHSTLVQHTGAQRVAKLEVHRLPSGFYTCQAQQNAHVYRAKFLKL
- a CDS encoding flippase-like domain-containing protein, with translation MFDLDKLLRRLLPIICVGVLINLAVTWYLADRSNSPDWSKFSPAYLLLAALLSLLPWFWHCVRLAIWGRFFGVKISHTNLLRIVVATDVGGTVTPQAVGGAPVKMAMLVQQGYKPGEAATLTLLGNFEDVVFYAFAIPVSLALARPWENPLWQHAGAFLGKNGFWLVGVLLVALAVFLFFRQKSFSKNRQAKPESRWQLLKSEFRAAMRLVRQKGRKPFVLSILALSAQWLTRFSILLAVLLALGLPEGLLHFFLLQWMVFVAMALVPTPGATGGAEAAFLLVFGKIIPKSAVGPALTGWRFLTYYFMLLVGVAILWATQRWAGPIQPKLPDT